A single region of the Klebsiella quasivariicola genome encodes:
- a CDS encoding helix-turn-helix domain-containing protein, translating to MKTTCHAAGITAAPLSPQEWRALLRAKGWKQKELARRWNVSETWISKLANNPERGTHWNDACRGLPDIRARRPGEPHRRTRAGRP from the coding sequence ATGAAAACGACCTGTCATGCGGCCGGCATCACGGCGGCGCCGCTTTCCCCGCAGGAGTGGCGGGCGCTGCTCAGGGCGAAAGGCTGGAAGCAGAAGGAGCTGGCCCGCCGCTGGAATGTGTCAGAAACCTGGATCAGTAAGCTGGCCAATAACCCCGAACGGGGCACGCACTGGAACGATGCCTGCCGGGGTCTGCCCGATATTCGTGCCCGGCGGCCCGGCGAACCGCACAGACGCACCAGAGCCGGGAGGCCCTGA
- a CDS encoding type II toxin-antitoxin system RelB/DinJ family antitoxin, giving the protein MTGFFERKKRAKNAQLTVRLDEQLKKRAELRLEAMGMTATEAVEQLYRFIADHGRMPVTERIVTFDIQSQRGRAIALNPADAVTENTRRFLQSLGAVEVVCCDPAAFEQAVLEYFSLYVADQAACLLAGVLNVTFMVNAASRVKDDWHDRLLSLLQRDFDFSEEQSVTFINSIVDSEHVDPAIVSRNNTAWRSGKSTGSGAGAEQALLDNTNVRVFYPSGEAPVSGEIGAAVLQRFLTFLAERGVSCSDPQRLTESAGRAWGVRENMIGNMPPDMQQAINDGVIFEASADTPDFSPELAAAFGFTQAQAEAVLKPALTARDLPGFLQRFLAFLADRGISCSNPRRFTEKVTEYASHEGPHRLIAMLMSRIRDEGVSFVFHNESPDELPRLAASLPGELADTFGFTGWQATTILRQIQPARPGQD; this is encoded by the coding sequence ATGACCGGTTTTTTTGAACGTAAAAAGCGGGCCAAAAACGCCCAGCTGACCGTGCGTCTCGATGAGCAGCTGAAGAAACGCGCCGAACTGCGTCTGGAGGCAATGGGCATGACCGCCACGGAAGCAGTGGAGCAGCTTTACCGCTTCATCGCCGATCACGGCCGGATGCCCGTCACGGAGCGTATCGTCACATTTGACATCCAGTCACAGCGCGGCCGCGCCATCGCCCTCAATCCCGCCGACGCTGTGACCGAAAACACCCGGCGGTTTCTGCAGTCGCTGGGAGCTGTGGAAGTGGTCTGCTGCGATCCCGCTGCATTTGAACAGGCGGTACTGGAGTACTTCAGCCTGTATGTGGCCGACCAGGCTGCCTGTTTACTGGCCGGTGTACTGAACGTCACGTTCATGGTTAATGCCGCCAGTCGCGTGAAAGATGACTGGCATGACAGGCTGCTGTCCCTGTTACAGCGCGACTTTGATTTCAGCGAAGAACAGTCAGTGACGTTCATTAACAGCATCGTGGACAGCGAACATGTCGATCCTGCCATCGTCAGTCGAAATAATACGGCCTGGCGGAGCGGAAAAAGCACCGGGTCCGGCGCCGGCGCTGAACAGGCCTTACTGGATAACACCAACGTCAGGGTCTTCTATCCCTCCGGGGAAGCGCCCGTCTCCGGCGAGATCGGCGCCGCCGTCCTGCAGCGTTTCCTGACGTTCCTGGCGGAGCGGGGCGTCAGCTGCAGCGATCCGCAGAGACTGACCGAAAGCGCCGGCCGTGCATGGGGCGTGCGTGAAAATATGATCGGGAATATGCCCCCGGACATGCAGCAGGCCATAAACGATGGCGTCATTTTTGAGGCCAGCGCTGACACGCCGGACTTTTCCCCTGAGCTGGCGGCGGCGTTTGGCTTCACACAGGCCCAGGCAGAAGCGGTGCTGAAACCCGCCCTGACCGCCAGGGATCTCCCCGGTTTCCTGCAGCGCTTTCTGGCGTTCCTGGCCGACCGGGGTATCAGCTGCAGCAATCCCCGGCGGTTTACTGAAAAGGTCACGGAATACGCCAGCCATGAGGGACCGCACCGGCTTATTGCAATGTTGATGTCGCGCATCAGGGATGAGGGGGTCAGTTTTGTCTTTCACAATGAATCCCCGGACGAACTGCCGCGCCTGGCCGCGTCACTGCCCGGCGAACTGGCCGATACCTTCGGGTTTACGGGATGGCAGGCAACAACAATACTGCGTCAAATCCAGCCGGCACGGCCGGGGCAGGATTAG
- a CDS encoding LexA family protein has translation MALDLVYPRPSVEGDALPFFAEPVAAGFPSPAAGYEANELNLHDYCVRRPAATYFLRVSGDSMRDARIHDGDVLVVDRAEEPRHGSIVIASIDNEFTVKQLQLRPYPCLMPLNPAFPPIRFDPEALQIWGVVTFTVMRHRPCTP, from the coding sequence ATGGCGCTGGATCTCGTTTATCCCCGGCCTTCAGTGGAAGGTGACGCACTCCCTTTTTTTGCCGAGCCCGTTGCGGCCGGCTTTCCCAGCCCGGCCGCAGGCTATGAGGCCAATGAACTTAACCTGCATGATTACTGCGTGCGGCGTCCGGCCGCAACGTACTTCTTGCGTGTGTCCGGCGATTCTATGCGTGATGCCCGCATTCATGATGGCGATGTGCTGGTCGTCGATCGGGCAGAAGAGCCCCGGCACGGCAGCATCGTGATTGCCAGCATCGATAATGAATTTACGGTCAAGCAGCTGCAGCTCCGCCCTTACCCCTGCCTGATGCCGCTGAATCCGGCTTTTCCGCCAATCAGGTTTGATCCAGAGGCGCTGCAGATATGGGGTGTGGTTACGTTCACTGTCATGAGACACCGCCCGTGTACGCCTTAA
- a CDS encoding DUF1496 domain-containing protein, which yields MIADFFNGESEMKFTTKIALILAASVISCSAFAQSVSAPKTDSLLSSILGEQVQTNQHLVQLLAKDQDAGITLTPEQKKTSCLYESHYYSSGAPLTVGKETLRCTLSGEIPTWENVNEGNIVSVEGK from the coding sequence ATGATTGCCGATTTTTTTAATGGAGAAAGTGAAATGAAATTCACCACGAAGATTGCTCTTATTCTGGCTGCATCCGTAATCAGTTGCAGTGCCTTTGCTCAGAGCGTATCCGCGCCGAAAACCGATTCTTTACTGAGCAGCATTCTGGGTGAGCAGGTACAGACAAACCAACATCTTGTACAACTGCTGGCAAAGGATCAGGATGCCGGTATTACACTGACCCCGGAACAAAAGAAAACCTCTTGCCTGTATGAAAGTCATTACTACAGCAGTGGCGCACCACTTACCGTCGGAAAAGAAACACTCCGCTGCACGCTGAGTGGCGAAATCCCGACATGGGAAAATGTGAACGAGGGCAATATTGTCTCTGTCGAAGGCAAATAA
- a CDS encoding CPBP family intramembrane glutamic endopeptidase, whose product MIQSRNKYLQFMLVLLAAWAIAWGAMFVMGQAVLLYGLGKNTLFFSHGAVLVYLLCVFLVYRRWVAPLPVVGQLSNVGALWLVGAMAVVYVGEFLLGKVLDLPAEPFMTKLFADKSIPDVILTLLAVFILAPLNEEILFRGVMLNVFRSRYNWTMWLGALITSLLFAAVHMQYQNLLTLAEMFLVGLITSAARIRSGGLLLPVLLHMEATALGLLLG is encoded by the coding sequence ATGATTCAGTCACGTAATAAATATCTGCAGTTTATGCTGGTTCTGCTGGCAGCCTGGGCCATAGCCTGGGGGGCCATGTTTGTCATGGGGCAGGCTGTTCTGCTCTATGGGCTGGGGAAAAATACGCTGTTCTTCAGTCATGGTGCTGTACTGGTGTACCTGCTGTGTGTTTTCCTGGTATACCGCCGCTGGGTTGCTCCGCTACCGGTCGTTGGCCAGCTGAGCAACGTTGGCGCACTGTGGCTGGTTGGCGCGATGGCCGTGGTGTATGTCGGTGAATTTCTGCTGGGTAAAGTGCTGGACCTGCCCGCTGAGCCATTTATGACGAAACTTTTTGCCGATAAGTCCATACCCGATGTGATCCTGACGTTGCTGGCCGTCTTTATCCTTGCCCCGCTGAATGAGGAAATCCTGTTCCGTGGTGTCATGCTGAACGTCTTCCGTTCGAGGTACAACTGGACGATGTGGCTGGGCGCGCTGATAACGTCTTTGCTGTTTGCCGCCGTGCATATGCAGTATCAGAACCTGCTGACCCTGGCAGAAATGTTCCTGGTGGGGCTGATTACATCAGCTGCCCGGATCAGAAGTGGCGGCCTGCTGCTGCCGGTATTGCTGCATATGGAAGCTACCGCGCTGGGTTTACTGTTGGGCTGA
- a CDS encoding DsbC family protein translates to MKLTVKTDRNTLYLSADGNYQEQALHSFPLSACHFGLGHDAGSGHILTHNTFSGEAVQLFRFENEYQAIEALNNIRKKLKQQRGLNAVRRLSNFIFWPVAALGFIVSINGALMNMHQPAQPLQANSYAPAPGLQQPATAPEQLQVQAAPEAPKKLADNDLLSLKDAVTSGRFTISLSTGHKHTLYVFSDPMCPHCRALEPRLQELSKRYNVEIFPVSVYGDLRSMVRAAPVLDTGKDTRLKSWEDTINMGYTTMNPKIDDPKTAPDTTGARLVDANNMAFAKFGFIGTPSIVADSGDVIPVSVVKDDARLQQAIGE, encoded by the coding sequence ATGAAACTCACCGTAAAAACCGATCGCAACACACTTTATCTTTCCGCTGACGGAAACTACCAGGAACAAGCCCTGCACTCCTTCCCCCTGTCAGCCTGTCATTTTGGACTTGGCCATGATGCCGGCAGCGGCCACATCCTGACGCACAATACGTTTTCTGGTGAAGCGGTGCAGCTGTTCCGCTTTGAAAACGAATATCAGGCCATCGAGGCGCTGAACAATATCCGTAAAAAGCTGAAACAGCAGCGCGGACTCAATGCCGTGCGCCGGCTGTCTAACTTTATCTTCTGGCCAGTCGCCGCGCTGGGCTTTATCGTCTCCATCAACGGCGCGTTGATGAATATGCATCAGCCGGCACAGCCACTGCAGGCAAACTCGTATGCTCCCGCGCCGGGTCTGCAGCAGCCTGCCACTGCGCCGGAGCAGCTGCAGGTTCAGGCAGCACCTGAAGCCCCTAAAAAACTGGCTGATAACGACTTGCTGTCACTGAAAGATGCCGTCACCAGCGGACGCTTTACAATCTCGCTTTCAACCGGGCATAAACACACCCTGTATGTGTTTTCCGATCCGATGTGCCCGCACTGCCGCGCGCTGGAACCCCGACTGCAGGAACTGAGCAAACGCTATAACGTCGAGATTTTCCCCGTGTCCGTTTATGGCGACCTGCGCTCGATGGTCCGCGCCGCTCCTGTACTCGATACCGGGAAAGATACCCGACTGAAAAGCTGGGAAGACACGATTAACATGGGATACACCACCATGAACCCGAAAATTGACGATCCGAAAACAGCCCCGGATACCACCGGCGCCCGCCTGGTTGACGCGAACAATATGGCATTTGCGAAATTCGGGTTTATCGGTACCCCGTCCATCGTTGCCGATTCGGGTGATGTGATCCCGGTTTCCGTCGTCAAAGACGATGCCCGCCTGCAGCAGGCAATAGGAGAATAA
- a CDS encoding lytic transglycosylase domain-containing protein, with translation MVDAPPSIPLPTCMVEAAQIYHIPLRGFLALWLTEGGKPGMKNKNKNGTYDYGAFQINTIWANKLASDFGVKAEQLQHDFCASAMASAYILKYNIILEGGDFWQGVGRYHSNTPARKAWYIGKVYQNSLRF, from the coding sequence ATGGTTGATGCCCCGCCCTCAATCCCGCTGCCAACCTGCATGGTTGAAGCAGCACAGATTTATCACATTCCTCTCCGTGGATTCCTCGCCTTGTGGCTGACTGAAGGCGGAAAACCGGGAATGAAAAATAAAAACAAAAACGGCACTTACGATTACGGCGCATTCCAGATAAACACCATCTGGGCGAATAAGCTGGCGTCCGATTTTGGAGTAAAAGCGGAGCAGCTGCAGCATGACTTCTGCGCCTCTGCAATGGCCAGTGCCTACATCCTCAAATACAACATCATTCTCGAAGGGGGGGATTTCTGGCAGGGTGTCGGCCGCTATCACTCCAACACGCCGGCGCGTAAGGCCTGGTATATCGGGAAGGTTTACCAAAATTCTCTGAGGTTCTGA
- the pemI gene encoding type II toxin-antitoxin system antitoxin PemI: MHTTRLKKVGGSVMLTVPPALLNALSLGTDNEVGMVIDNGRLIVEPHRRPQYSLAELLAQCDPNAEISAEEREWLDAPAAGQEEI; this comes from the coding sequence ATGCATACCACTCGACTGAAGAAGGTTGGCGGCTCAGTCATGCTGACCGTCCCACCGGCACTGCTGAATGCGCTGTCGCTGGGTACAGATAATGAAGTTGGCATGGTCATTGATAATGGCCGGCTGATTGTGGAGCCGCACAGACGCCCGCAGTATTCACTGGCTGAGCTGTTGGCACAGTGCGATCCGAACGCTGAAATCTCGGCAGAAGAACGTGAATGGCTGGATGCGCCGGCGGCTGGTCAGGAGGAAATCTGA
- the pemK-mt gene encoding type II toxin-antitoxin system toxin endoribonuclease PemK-mt, which yields MERGEIWLVSLDPTAGHEQQGTRPVLIVTPAAFNRVTRLPVVVPVTSGGNFARTAGFAVSLDGAGIRTTGVVRCDQPRTIDMKARGGKRLERVPETIMDDVLGCLATILT from the coding sequence ATGGAAAGAGGGGAAATCTGGCTTGTCTCGCTTGACCCTACCGCAGGTCATGAGCAGCAGGGAACGCGGCCGGTACTGATTGTCACGCCGGCTGCTTTTAACCGCGTGACCCGCCTGCCTGTTGTTGTGCCCGTGACCAGCGGAGGTAATTTTGCCCGCACAGCAGGCTTTGCTGTGTCGCTTGACGGCGCCGGCATACGTACCACCGGCGTTGTGCGTTGCGATCAACCCCGGACGATCGATATGAAAGCCCGCGGCGGCAAACGACTCGAACGGGTGCCAGAGACTATCATGGACGACGTTCTTGGCTGTCTGGCCACCATCCTGACCTGA
- a CDS encoding conjugal transfer protein TrbC — MQQESVDSKKVLRPDGSFMEWFLTPNVQFGLLAILTVLGLFLPFTMLLSILILPPLMVAFTDRKFRPPLRMPKDCEMFDDTLTTETQAEYRLGPIRIPHKVRERKKAKGILYVGYERGRLFGRELWLNMTDLLRHMVFFGTTGSGKTETFYGFIVNFLLWCRGYCLSDGKADNKLAFATWSLARRFGREDDYYVLNLLTGSIDRFVNLVKQESIPAQSNSVNLFSVAPPTFIIQLMESMLPQVGGDSAQWQDTAKAMMSALINALCYKRARGELLLSQRTIQKNMSLPAMAALYVEAKKNGWHSEGYAALESYLENTPGFLLANAEYPETWEARAFEQHNYMSRQFLKTLSLFNETYGHVFPEDSGDIRMDDIFHNDRILIVMIPSLELSRGEAATLGRLYVTLQRMTISKDLGYQLEGKKEEVLLTHALNNQAPYGLIYDELGQYFTSGMDTLSAQMRSLEKMGVFSSQDHPSLARGANGEVDSLIANTRVKYFESIEDRKTFEILRETVGQDYYSELSGQEAEHGTFSKTVREGDLYQIREKDRVNIRELRKQTEGQGVISFQDALVRSAAFYIPDNEKFSSELPMRINRFIEVLPPSPATLYSIYPERKDDELAETNPDAMRFPPIKLFGYDKAANSLLEKIEVFYELQCGAISPEEMSVCLFELFAEWLDGTETDDVLYHQEDDLFPMIEM, encoded by the coding sequence ATGCAACAGGAATCTGTAGACAGTAAAAAAGTCCTCCGCCCAGATGGTTCGTTCATGGAGTGGTTCCTCACTCCGAACGTACAGTTTGGCCTGCTGGCCATACTGACCGTGCTGGGTCTGTTTCTCCCCTTTACCATGCTGCTGAGCATCCTCATCCTTCCGCCGCTGATGGTGGCATTCACGGATCGTAAATTCCGGCCACCGCTGCGAATGCCGAAAGACTGCGAAATGTTCGACGACACCCTGACCACGGAAACCCAGGCGGAATACCGTCTGGGGCCCATTCGCATCCCGCATAAGGTCCGGGAGCGAAAGAAAGCGAAGGGAATTTTATATGTCGGGTATGAGCGGGGACGCCTGTTCGGCCGCGAGCTGTGGCTGAACATGACGGACCTGCTGCGCCACATGGTATTTTTTGGTACCACCGGGTCGGGTAAAACCGAAACCTTCTATGGGTTTATCGTTAACTTCCTGCTGTGGTGCCGTGGCTACTGCCTCTCAGACGGTAAAGCAGATAACAAGCTGGCCTTCGCCACCTGGTCGCTGGCGCGCCGTTTCGGCCGTGAGGATGATTATTACGTTCTCAACCTGCTGACCGGCAGTATTGACAGGTTCGTGAACCTGGTGAAGCAGGAAAGCATCCCCGCGCAATCCAACTCAGTCAACCTCTTCAGCGTTGCCCCGCCGACCTTCATCATCCAGTTGATGGAATCCATGCTCCCCCAGGTGGGCGGGGATTCGGCACAGTGGCAGGATACGGCAAAAGCCATGATGTCGGCGCTGATCAATGCCCTGTGTTATAAGCGCGCCCGCGGCGAACTGCTTTTGTCACAGCGCACTATTCAGAAAAACATGTCGCTGCCGGCAATGGCTGCGCTGTACGTGGAGGCAAAGAAAAACGGCTGGCACAGCGAGGGTTACGCCGCGCTGGAAAGTTATCTGGAAAATACACCAGGCTTCCTGCTGGCCAACGCGGAATACCCGGAAACGTGGGAAGCCCGCGCCTTCGAACAGCATAACTACATGAGCCGTCAGTTCCTGAAGACGCTCTCCCTGTTCAATGAAACTTATGGCCATGTTTTTCCGGAAGACAGCGGCGATATCCGGATGGACGATATTTTCCACAATGACCGCATTCTCATCGTCATGATCCCGTCGCTGGAGCTGTCACGCGGTGAAGCGGCCACGCTTGGCCGTTTATATGTGACGCTGCAGCGAATGACCATCAGTAAGGACCTGGGCTACCAGCTGGAAGGGAAAAAAGAGGAAGTCCTGCTCACTCACGCGCTGAATAATCAGGCGCCATACGGGCTGATTTATGACGAGCTGGGCCAGTATTTCACCAGCGGTATGGATACGCTGAGTGCGCAGATGCGTTCACTGGAAAAAATGGGCGTATTTTCCTCCCAGGATCACCCGTCGCTCGCCCGCGGCGCGAACGGCGAGGTGGATTCGCTGATCGCCAATACCCGCGTGAAATATTTTGAGTCGATTGAAGACCGGAAAACCTTTGAAATACTGCGCGAAACCGTCGGCCAGGATTATTATTCTGAGCTCTCCGGGCAGGAAGCCGAACACGGCACGTTTTCCAAAACGGTCCGGGAAGGGGATCTGTACCAAATCCGTGAAAAGGACCGCGTGAACATTCGTGAGCTACGTAAGCAGACCGAAGGTCAGGGGGTAATTTCTTTCCAGGATGCCCTGGTACGCAGCGCCGCGTTTTACATTCCGGACAATGAGAAGTTTTCCAGCGAACTGCCGATGCGGATAAACCGCTTTATCGAGGTATTGCCGCCATCGCCGGCAACGCTGTACAGCATTTATCCGGAACGCAAGGATGATGAACTGGCGGAAACCAACCCGGATGCAATGCGATTCCCGCCGATCAAGCTGTTCGGCTACGACAAAGCGGCCAACAGCCTGCTGGAAAAAATTGAGGTCTTCTACGAGCTGCAGTGTGGCGCAATTTCACCGGAGGAAATGTCGGTGTGCCTGTTTGAACTGTTCGCTGAATGGCTTGATGGAACGGAAACGGACGACGTGCTTTACCACCAGGAAGACGATCTGTTCCCGATGATCGAGATGTAA
- the dqlB gene encoding DinQ-like type I toxin DqlB, which produces MINLLIVVLRAVVAVSNAVIAVLELIRQYFD; this is translated from the coding sequence ATGATTAACTTGTTAATCGTCGTTCTGCGGGCAGTTGTTGCAGTGTCTAACGCTGTGATAGCGGTCCTGGAGCTGATCCGGCAGTATTTTGACTGA